One Tachysurus fulvidraco isolate hzauxx_2018 chromosome 2, HZAU_PFXX_2.0, whole genome shotgun sequence DNA segment encodes these proteins:
- the LOC125138394 gene encoding ribonuclease inhibitor-like, which produces MLCSVLIILYIIKSVDEECVIVSLYRLESCGVSDEDCAALTSALRSNPSHLRHLDLSWTNLGDSGVKSLSAVLENPHCKLETLGLRMCDVSDEGCAALTSALRSNPSHLRHLDLTWNNLGDSGVKILSAVLENPHCKLETLGLCECGVSDEGCAALTSALRSNPSHLRYLDLSCNKLGDSGVKSLSAVLENPHCKLETLRLDKCGVSDEGCAALTSALRSNPSHLRHLDLSYNKLGDSVKKLLSDLEDDEHYKLQTVM; this is translated from the exons atgttgtgttcagtgttaattatactttatataataaaatctgtagatgaagagtgtgttattgtgtctctatacaggttggAGAgttgtggtgtctcagatgaagactgtgctgctctgacttcagctctgagatcaaacccctcacacctgagacacctggATCTGTCCTGGACTaatctaggagactcaggagtgaagagtctctctgctgtactggagaatcctcactgtaaactggagacactggg gttgcGTATGTGtgatgtctcagatgaaggctgtgctgctctgacttcagctctgagatcaaacccctcacacctgagacacctggATCTGACCTGGAATaatctaggagactcaggagtgaagattctctctgctgtactggagaatcctcactgtaaactggagacactggg gttgtgtgagtgtggtgtctcagatgaaggctgtgctgctctgacttcagctctgagatcaaacccctcacacctgagatacctggatctgtcctgtaataaactaggagactcaggagtgaagagtctctctgctgtactggagaatcctcactgtaaactggagacactgag gttggataagtgtggtgtctcagatgaaggctgtgctgctctgacttcagctctgagatcaaacccctcacacctgagacacctggATCTGTCCtataataaactaggagactcagtaaagaagctgctgtctgatcttgaggatgatgaacattacaaactacagacagtGATGTGA
- the LOC125138395 gene encoding protein NLRC3-like — translation METHHFYTAEETPIKCNDIFKPLSEQDKPIRTVLTNTSSKQDKPIRTVLTKGVAGIGKTVSVQKFIVDWAEGKVNQDVHLIFPLPFRELNLMKDQKLSLMELLHVFFKETKETEMSSVEKVLFIFDGLDECRFPLDFQNTVRVCDVTEPASVPVLLINLIKGNLLPSALIWITSRPAAADQIPSECVDRVTEVRGFNDPQKEEYFRKRISDQSLANNIITHLKSLRSLYIMCHIPVFCWITATVLERMLGEAESGEIPKTLTQMYTHFLIIQTNIIREKYSKKQESDEEMLLKLGQLAFQQLEKGNLIFYDGDLRECGIDVTEAAVYSGVCTQIFREEFGLHHSKVYCFVHLSIQEHLAALYVHLTFMKEKRNVLIQNQGYNRWMDLTFMKEKRNVLIQKQGYNRWMKENTISDVHISAVDQALHSKTGHLDLFLRFLLGLSLESNQKLLHVLVTQTGSNPQSTQETVQYIKKKISKNLPTEKSITLFHCLNELGDDSLVEEIQHYLKSGKQSELSSSQLSALVFVLLTSAQELDEFDMSKYFSTDKITDYVVGKMMPVITASSKAIISCDSLGVKNWSPLFSALRSETSKLRELHLTVKTLDLYGYKLRDSEVKILCAGLEHPHCKVETLR, via the exons atggagactcatcacttctacacag cagaggaaacaccaatcaaatgcaatgacatctttaagcctttatctgaacaagacaaacccatcagaactgtgctgacaa atacatcatctaaacaagacaaacccatcagaactgtgctgacaaaggGAGTCGCTGGCATCGGAAAAAccgtctctgtgcagaagttcattgtggactgggctgaagggaaagtaaatcaggacgtccacctcatatttccacttcctttcagagagctgaacttgatgaaggaccagaaactgagtctgatggagctccttcatgtgttttttaaggaaacaaaagaaacagaaatgtccagtgtggaaaaggttctgttcatttttgacgGATTGGACGAGTGTCGTTTTCCTCTAGATttccagaacacagtgagagtgtgtgatgtaactgaaccagcatcagtgcctgtgctgctgataaatctgatcaaagggaatctgcttccctctgctctcatctggatcacctccagacctgcagcagctgatcaaatcccctctgagtgtgtggatcgagtcacagaggtacgagggttcaatgacccacagaaggaggagtacttcaggaagaggatcagtgatcagagcctggccaataacatcatcacacacctgaagtcattaagaagcctctacatcatgtgtcacatcccagtcttctgctggattacagccactgttctagagagaatgttgggtgaagcagagagtggagagatccccaagactctgactcaaatgtacacacacttcctcatcattcagacaaacatcatcagagaaaaatactcaaagaagcaggagagtgatgaagaaatgcttcttaaactgggacaactggcttttcagcagctggagaaagggaacctgatcttctatgatggagacctgagagagtgtggtattgatgtgacagaagcagcagtgtactcaggtgtgtgtactcagatcttcagagaggagtttgggcttcaccacagtaaagtgtactgctttgttcatctgagcattcaggagcatctcgcagctctgtatgtgcacctgaccttcatgaaggagaagagaaatgttCTGATACAGAATCAGGGTTATAACAGGTGGATGGACCTGACCTtcatgaaggagaagagaaatgttCTGATACAGAAACAGGGTTATAACAGGTGgatgaaagaaaacacaatCTCAGATGTACACATCAGTGCTGTAGATCAGGCTTTACACAGTAAGACTGGACATCTGGATCTTTTCCTTCGCtttcttctgggtctctcactggagtccaatcagAAACTCTTACATGTTTTagtaacacagacaggaagtaacCCTCAGAGCACACAGGAAACAGTTCAGTACATTAAGAAGAAGATCAGTAAAAATCTTCctacagagaaatccatcactctgttccactgtctgaatgaactgggtGATGATTCTCTAGTGGAGGAAATCCAACACTACCTGAAGTCTGGAAAACAAAGTGAACTTTCTTCTTCCCAGCTTtctgctctggtgtttgtgttactgacatcAGCACAGGAGCTGGATGAATTCGACATGAGTAAATATTTCAGTACAGATAAGATAACAGACTATGTTGTTGGGAAGATGATGCCTGTGATTACAGCATCCAGTAAAGCAAT TATCAGCTGTGATTCACTTGGAGTAAAAAATTGGTCACCTCTGTTCTCAGCGCTCAGATCAGAAACCTCCAAACTGAGAGAACTTCATCTGACTGTGAAAACACTGGATCTGTATGGATATAAACTACGAGACTCAGAAGTGAAGATTCTCTGTGCTGGACTGGAGCATCCTCACTGTAaagtggagacactgaggtaa